In one window of Opitutaceae bacterium DNA:
- a CDS encoding TonB-dependent receptor produces the protein MTAVGRCRIFVSLLGFFSLAAVLSAASIAGRVRDSGTNSYILGASVTLRELARTTTTTASGEFSFSNVPAGTYTLEVSSLGFDTLTKAIDVTEAAMAPVEVAIKSDVLELGRFVVEGTREGQARALQQKRSANNILDAISADAVGKFPDGNAAEALRRVPGVSVEIDQDEGRYIVLRGIDSALNTVTLNNQLIGTPSEQGNRGIALDSVPADLISRLEVVKAVTPDMDGSAIGGSVNIVTQSAFDRPEGFFFGSVGGFYDTFSGKTTPNGSFSYGRTLGADRKWGVVLAASYSLKQFKSQTVNTGGWATTTGGLFVPSQQQSYDYDVERERIGTNVALQFRPKAGHELALRINHNEFTDNEGRQSVLYEFRRGTTTNETAAGGANSQGRASRQFRDYHQTGTIDAVSLEGKHSVGTDGQLSWQVGTSKGERDVPTRVDWEYRSGSTTALANTIDRTGEILVIKPNTDAYYNPATFPFRRVRFRSDDESEKVSTGQIDYKRDAQFAGRPGFWKVGVKATTRDKSDDRTNRNFNAASPAFTLADSGLSLPEVSDYFDGLFRFGPRLNLEGNQAYYAANPTRFVADSASSLADSSASDFDGSEDVWAGYAMASIDLNPKTTVLGGIRYEGTDSSYGANERRPDGTYRWVTGGRSYGNFMPGLHFNWRPSNKWVLRAAWTNTISRPRYTDLAPRRVIDAIADATGGTFTGSISSGNPELKPYEAMNFDVSLEYYLSNSGIASVGVFHKTIDNPVFTRQVFQSNVTLEGINFSSVTTTEPQNADSGKITGLELNYQQFFKFLPSPFDGFGINFNFTLTDSSAKLFTRTQELPFFKQSDRIANIALFYEKYGWEARVALSYSSDFLDEVGGDAASDLYIRGRQPLDAKISYRINSKFKVFGEFLNLNEEPLVTYIGKRSQDFDHEIYQWKARFGVNFNF, from the coding sequence ATGACCGCTGTCGGACGCTGTCGGATATTCGTTTCCCTGCTTGGCTTTTTTTCACTGGCTGCGGTGTTGTCCGCGGCCTCGATCGCCGGACGCGTTCGCGATTCCGGAACCAATTCCTACATTCTCGGTGCGTCCGTTACGCTTCGCGAACTGGCTCGCACGACAACAACAACGGCATCCGGCGAGTTCAGTTTCAGCAATGTTCCGGCTGGAACCTACACCCTGGAGGTATCTTCGCTCGGGTTCGACACGTTGACCAAGGCGATCGATGTGACTGAAGCCGCGATGGCGCCGGTGGAGGTTGCCATCAAGTCCGATGTTCTGGAACTCGGGCGTTTCGTGGTTGAAGGCACCCGGGAGGGGCAGGCCCGCGCGCTTCAGCAGAAGCGAAGCGCCAACAACATCCTCGATGCGATCTCGGCTGACGCTGTCGGCAAGTTTCCCGATGGCAATGCAGCCGAGGCGCTGCGGCGCGTGCCCGGCGTTTCCGTGGAGATCGACCAGGATGAGGGGCGCTACATCGTGCTGCGTGGCATCGATTCCGCGTTGAACACGGTGACGCTCAACAATCAGCTGATCGGCACGCCGTCGGAGCAGGGAAATCGCGGCATCGCCCTCGACTCCGTGCCCGCAGATTTGATATCGCGCCTGGAGGTTGTGAAGGCGGTTACGCCCGACATGGATGGGAGCGCCATTGGCGGCTCCGTTAATATTGTCACACAGAGCGCATTCGATCGACCCGAGGGCTTCTTCTTCGGAAGCGTCGGTGGCTTTTACGACACCTTCAGCGGGAAAACCACGCCGAATGGGAGCTTCAGTTATGGTCGCACCCTGGGCGCGGATCGGAAATGGGGTGTGGTGCTCGCGGCCAGCTATTCATTGAAGCAGTTCAAGTCGCAGACCGTGAATACTGGGGGGTGGGCTACAACGACCGGAGGCCTTTTCGTCCCGAGCCAGCAGCAGAGTTACGACTACGATGTGGAACGTGAGCGAATCGGCACGAATGTCGCGTTGCAGTTCCGGCCGAAGGCCGGCCACGAACTCGCGCTCAGGATCAATCACAATGAGTTCACTGACAACGAGGGCCGGCAGAGCGTGCTTTATGAATTCCGTCGTGGAACGACGACCAATGAGACTGCGGCGGGTGGAGCCAACTCCCAGGGACGTGCAAGCCGCCAGTTCCGCGATTATCATCAGACGGGAACCATCGACGCCGTCTCCCTCGAGGGAAAACATTCGGTTGGCACCGATGGACAGCTCAGTTGGCAGGTCGGGACGAGCAAGGGTGAGCGCGATGTCCCCACACGGGTTGACTGGGAATATCGCTCCGGCAGCACGACCGCACTTGCCAACACGATCGATCGCACGGGCGAGATCCTGGTGATCAAACCCAATACCGACGCCTACTACAACCCGGCGACCTTTCCCTTCCGGCGCGTTCGTTTCCGCTCGGACGATGAATCGGAGAAAGTCTCCACCGGTCAGATTGACTACAAGCGTGATGCGCAGTTCGCCGGACGCCCGGGATTCTGGAAGGTGGGAGTCAAGGCGACCACACGGGACAAGAGCGACGATCGAACCAATCGTAACTTCAATGCGGCCTCGCCTGCCTTCACACTCGCGGACTCGGGCCTGTCGCTGCCGGAGGTGTCAGACTATTTTGATGGACTGTTCCGGTTTGGTCCCCGGTTGAACCTTGAAGGCAACCAAGCCTACTATGCCGCCAATCCAACCCGCTTCGTGGCGGATTCGGCGTCCAGCCTCGCGGATTCATCCGCAAGTGATTTTGACGGATCGGAGGATGTGTGGGCGGGCTATGCAATGGCCAGCATCGATCTCAATCCGAAGACAACGGTCCTGGGTGGCATACGCTACGAAGGAACGGACAGCAGCTACGGTGCGAATGAACGTAGGCCGGACGGGACCTATCGTTGGGTGACGGGCGGGCGTTCGTATGGAAATTTCATGCCGGGTCTGCACTTCAACTGGCGTCCGTCCAACAAGTGGGTGTTGCGCGCCGCATGGACGAACACGATCAGCCGCCCCAGGTACACCGACCTTGCACCGCGTCGCGTCATCGACGCCATTGCCGATGCAACCGGGGGGACGTTCACCGGTTCAATCAGCAGTGGAAACCCTGAACTGAAACCGTATGAAGCGATGAACTTCGATGTATCGCTTGAGTACTACCTCAGCAACTCGGGCATCGCCTCCGTGGGTGTTTTTCACAAGACAATCGACAACCCGGTCTTCACGCGCCAGGTCTTCCAGTCGAATGTCACCCTGGAGGGAATCAACTTCAGCAGCGTGACGACCACGGAGCCGCAGAATGCGGACAGCGGAAAAATCACGGGGCTCGAGCTCAATTACCAGCAGTTCTTCAAGTTTCTCCCTTCGCCTTTTGACGGGTTCGGCATCAACTTCAATTTTACGCTGACCGACTCGTCGGCGAAACTGTTCACCCGCACTCAGGAGCTGCCGTTCTTCAAGCAGTCCGACCGGATTGCCAACATCGCCTTGTTCTACGAGAAGTATGGCTGGGAGGCGCGAGTAGCCTTGTCCTACAGTTCGGACTTTCTCGACGAAGTTGGCGGAGATGCGGCGAGCGATCTCTACATCCGCGGCCGCCAGCCCTTGGACGCAAAGATCAGCTATCGCATCAATTCGAAGTTCAAGGTATTTGGGGAGTTCCTCAATCTGAACGAAGAGCCGCTGGTCACCTACATCGGCAAACGCAGCCAGGATTTTGACCATGAAATCTACCAGTGGAAGGCTCGCTTTGGCGTGAACTTCAACTTCTGA
- a CDS encoding D-2-hydroxyacid dehydrogenase, with product MTRLPHLVVLDGHTLNPGDLSWSDLEAAAHCVIHPRTPSSEIIARSREAEILLTNKTPLSAETIAACQRLRYIGVMATGFNIVDTVAARARGIPVTNVPAYSTGSVAEHTFALLLELARGVGRHAAGVRDGRWASAQDFCYWETPQIELEGLVLGLVGGGRIGQAVARVGRGFGMDVRIASSRGGRAELEAVLRASDVVSLHCPLTPATKHLIDATTLGWMKPNAFLVNTSRGPLIDETALAEALNAGRIAGAALDVLSAEPPPAGHPLFSARNCLITPHIAWTTTAARRRLLRTVAENVRAFLSGRPQNIVN from the coding sequence ATGACCCGTTTGCCTCACCTGGTGGTTCTCGATGGCCATACGCTGAATCCCGGCGACCTTTCCTGGTCGGATCTGGAGGCAGCGGCCCATTGTGTCATTCATCCGCGCACGCCTTCGTCCGAGATCATTGCGAGAAGCCGCGAGGCGGAGATTCTCCTGACCAACAAGACGCCGCTCAGCGCCGAAACGATCGCGGCGTGTCAGCGGCTGCGCTATATTGGAGTGATGGCGACCGGCTTCAACATTGTGGACACGGTCGCGGCGCGCGCGCGGGGAATTCCGGTGACCAATGTGCCTGCGTACAGCACCGGGTCCGTCGCCGAGCACACCTTCGCCCTCCTGCTGGAGCTCGCCCGGGGTGTCGGACGCCATGCCGCGGGTGTGCGCGACGGGCGCTGGGCTTCGGCGCAGGATTTCTGCTACTGGGAGACGCCGCAGATCGAACTGGAGGGCCTCGTGCTCGGCCTTGTCGGAGGCGGACGCATCGGCCAGGCCGTTGCGCGCGTGGGTCGCGGCTTCGGCATGGACGTGCGCATCGCCTCGAGTCGCGGAGGACGTGCGGAGCTTGAAGCGGTGTTGCGCGCGTCCGATGTCGTCAGCCTGCACTGTCCGCTGACTCCTGCCACGAAGCATCTCATCGACGCCACCACGCTGGGCTGGATGAAGCCGAACGCTTTTCTTGTGAATACAAGCCGAGGTCCGCTGATCGACGAGACGGCGCTTGCCGAAGCCCTAAATGCCGGGCGCATTGCCGGCGCCGCGCTGGATGTCCTTTCCGCAGAGCCCCCGCCCGCCGGCCACCCCCTGTTTTCAGCGCGCAATTGTTTGATTACGCCCCACATCGCCTGGACCACAACCGCGGCGCGCAGGCGACTGCTGCGCACGGTGGCTGAGAACGTCAGGGCGTTTCTCTCCGGCCGTCCGCAGAACATTGTGAATTGA
- a CDS encoding phosphatase PAP2 family protein, translating into MITRPLLTLLCFTAGLASAVQAYPEPGKFIRTDELDVTTVIPAAPADNSLATAADIETVYQVQKRRTPEMIALAEYFAEDTVFQYDAVIGPWFTAANLLRTAEFFLQIDSDRYAISSKGKQVWQRPRPPLLDARIKACVHLPKSGSYPSGHSTQAFLWAGLLAEIFPEHRAALRERAELVAWSRVIGGVHYPTDITAGRILGDRLAAEFLKRPAVREALVVVEAEVRGAAAKANESALATP; encoded by the coding sequence ATGATTACACGCCCCCTCCTCACGCTACTATGCTTCACGGCTGGACTTGCCTCCGCGGTTCAGGCGTATCCCGAACCGGGAAAATTCATCCGCACGGATGAACTGGATGTCACGACGGTGATTCCCGCGGCGCCGGCTGACAATTCGCTGGCGACCGCGGCCGACATCGAGACGGTGTACCAGGTTCAGAAGCGGCGGACGCCGGAGATGATCGCCCTCGCGGAGTATTTTGCAGAGGACACCGTGTTTCAGTACGATGCGGTGATCGGCCCATGGTTCACCGCGGCCAACCTTCTGCGCACTGCGGAGTTTTTTCTCCAGATCGATTCCGATCGCTACGCAATCAGCAGCAAGGGCAAGCAGGTCTGGCAGCGTCCCAGGCCTCCGCTGCTCGATGCGCGCATCAAGGCCTGCGTGCATCTGCCGAAATCCGGATCCTATCCGAGCGGGCACTCGACGCAGGCGTTCCTGTGGGCCGGACTGCTGGCGGAAATATTTCCCGAGCACCGCGCCGCTCTGCGCGAGCGTGCGGAGCTTGTGGCGTGGTCGCGCGTGATTGGAGGCGTGCACTATCCGACCGACATTACAGCCGGAAGAATTCTCGGAGACCGCCTGGCCGCGGAGTTCCTGAAGCGACCGGCCGTGAGGGAGGCTCTGGTTGTTGTCGAGGCCGAGGTGAGAGGTGCAGCCGCAAAGGCGAACGAATCGGCCCTGGCGACACCATGA
- a CDS encoding glycerate kinase, giving the protein MTRVLLAFDKFKDSISAQEACEAAAAALHAVRPEWTVTHAPLADGGEGFAEILTRSAGGRLISEQVTDPRGNSLRTEFGLVAVGAIPEAARNLLRIPTGAARPGEIAIVEMARASGLALLPDSQRDPWLTTSRGTGELMLAAARRGAVGILLGVGGSATNDLGLGALARLGFECRAGDGSAIDPPVPARWKDLATITGTVMRDLPPVFIACDVTNPLLGERGAAAVYGFQKGLRKEDLPAMEKESERIARLLCAHVGRTPDLMSAPGAGAAGGIAFGLMAGVGARLLPGFDLVSAWLDLEAKVKAADIVITGEGRFDESSLEGKGPGAVAARALQFGKTVHVFAGQIAAAERARLNLHAITPLGVPLPDALRDGGRNLGSSVRGIFSRAGG; this is encoded by the coding sequence ATGACCCGCGTTCTGCTGGCGTTCGACAAGTTCAAGGACTCGATCTCGGCCCAGGAGGCGTGCGAGGCCGCAGCAGCCGCGCTGCACGCAGTGCGTCCCGAGTGGACAGTGACGCATGCGCCGCTGGCGGATGGCGGCGAGGGCTTCGCGGAAATTCTGACGCGGTCGGCTGGCGGGCGCTTGATATCCGAGCAGGTGACAGACCCGCGGGGGAATTCGCTGCGCACTGAGTTTGGCTTGGTTGCGGTTGGCGCGATTCCTGAAGCTGCGCGGAATCTGTTGCGGATTCCAACAGGTGCTGCGCGGCCTGGAGAAATTGCGATCGTTGAAATGGCCCGAGCCAGTGGACTGGCGCTGCTGCCGGATTCGCAGCGCGATCCCTGGCTGACGACATCGCGAGGCACCGGGGAATTGATGCTCGCGGCGGCGCGTCGGGGCGCGGTGGGCATTCTTCTCGGCGTTGGTGGAAGTGCCACCAATGATCTCGGGCTCGGCGCGCTGGCGCGACTTGGATTCGAGTGCCGCGCCGGGGATGGCAGCGCCATTGACCCGCCGGTTCCGGCGCGATGGAAGGACCTTGCCACCATCACGGGCACGGTGATGCGGGACCTGCCTCCGGTGTTCATTGCCTGCGATGTCACGAATCCGCTGCTTGGCGAACGAGGTGCGGCGGCGGTCTATGGTTTTCAGAAGGGGCTGCGGAAGGAGGATCTGCCTGCGATGGAGAAGGAAAGTGAACGCATCGCACGCCTGCTTTGCGCGCATGTGGGCAGGACTCCAGACCTGATGTCTGCTCCCGGAGCCGGCGCGGCGGGAGGAATCGCCTTCGGACTCATGGCCGGGGTGGGGGCGAGGCTGCTGCCGGGATTTGATCTTGTTTCAGCCTGGCTCGATCTGGAGGCGAAGGTGAAGGCTGCTGATATTGTCATCACCGGTGAAGGTCGATTTGACGAGAGTTCGCTCGAAGGCAAGGGCCCGGGTGCGGTTGCCGCGCGCGCCCTGCAGTTTGGGAAAACCGTGCACGTGTTTGCGGGCCAGATCGCTGCGGCGGAGCGCGCCCGGCTGAATCTTCACGCCATTACGCCGCTGGGTGTGCCCTTGCCGGATGCACTGCGGGATGGCGGGCGGAATCTGGGATCATCTGTTCGCGGGATTTTTTCGCGTGCCGGCGGTTGA
- a CDS encoding L-lactate permease, with the protein MTWIQNYTPLLDSLVASTLVALAPVVILLGLLAFCHVRAHWAALSGLLAVLIAALFIYHMPVEMAVAASIYGALYGILPIGWIVLNVVFLYDITVKTGQFEILKESITHLSADRRIQALLIAFSFGAFIEGAAGFGAPVAISAAMLIGIGFHPLLAASLALMGNTAPVAFGSLGTPIIALAEVTGLPLQQLSAMTGRQLPLFSFLVPFWLVAAMAGWRSMLQIWPACFVGGATFGLLQYFVSNHHGPWLVDTASALASMGSILLLLRFWKPKTIWRFAGESDAVSTGTARPSSGALFRAWSPWIILTVVVFVWALPVTKAFLNHLWMVKIDVPYLHNAVLKAPPLTLEPKPESAVYTFNLLSATGTAPFLAAILSGLCLGVGLTRLFGIYVRTIWRVRWSLLTISGMLSLAFTSRYAGLDSTLGLAFASTGVLFPFFSPLLGWMGVALTGSDTASNVLFGNLQQITAGQVGISPVLAAAANSTGGVMGKMIDAQSIVVAGVATGQQGGEGVILRKVFWHSLALAVLVGVYVLVQAYVFPGMVP; encoded by the coding sequence ATGACCTGGATACAGAACTACACTCCGCTGCTTGACAGCCTGGTGGCATCGACGCTGGTGGCGCTTGCACCAGTGGTTATCCTGCTGGGACTGCTGGCATTCTGCCATGTGCGCGCGCACTGGGCGGCGCTTTCGGGACTCCTTGCCGTGCTGATCGCCGCCCTGTTCATTTATCACATGCCGGTCGAGATGGCGGTCGCCGCATCGATCTATGGGGCGCTCTATGGCATTCTCCCAATCGGCTGGATCGTGCTCAATGTTGTTTTTCTCTACGACATCACGGTCAAGACGGGGCAGTTCGAGATTCTCAAGGAGTCCATCACGCACCTGTCCGCGGATCGCCGCATCCAGGCACTGCTCATCGCCTTCAGCTTCGGTGCCTTCATCGAGGGAGCCGCGGGTTTCGGTGCGCCGGTGGCGATCTCCGCGGCGATGCTGATCGGCATTGGATTTCATCCGCTGCTTGCGGCATCGCTCGCCCTCATGGGCAACACCGCGCCGGTCGCCTTCGGCTCGCTCGGCACGCCGATCATCGCCCTCGCCGAAGTCACGGGACTTCCCCTCCAGCAGCTCAGTGCCATGACGGGACGCCAGCTCCCGCTTTTCAGCTTCCTTGTGCCGTTCTGGCTTGTGGCGGCGATGGCGGGATGGCGCTCCATGCTCCAGATCTGGCCGGCCTGCTTCGTTGGCGGCGCGACGTTCGGCCTGCTCCAATACTTCGTCAGCAACCACCACGGTCCCTGGCTCGTGGACACCGCGAGTGCGCTGGCGTCGATGGGGTCCATTCTTCTGCTCCTTCGGTTCTGGAAACCGAAGACAATCTGGCGGTTTGCCGGCGAATCGGATGCCGTCTCAACAGGGACCGCGCGACCGTCGTCGGGAGCCCTGTTTCGCGCGTGGTCGCCCTGGATCATTCTGACAGTGGTTGTATTCGTGTGGGCACTACCGGTGACCAAGGCGTTTCTCAACCACCTTTGGATGGTCAAGATCGATGTGCCGTATCTGCACAATGCCGTGCTGAAGGCCCCGCCGCTGACCCTCGAGCCCAAGCCTGAGAGCGCTGTCTACACGTTCAACCTACTTTCCGCAACCGGCACCGCCCCCTTCCTCGCGGCGATCCTTTCGGGGCTCTGTCTCGGTGTCGGTCTGACAAGGCTGTTCGGCATCTATGTCAGGACCATCTGGCGCGTGCGCTGGTCGCTCCTGACGATTTCGGGAATGCTTTCGCTGGCCTTCACGTCCCGCTACGCGGGACTGGACTCCACGCTTGGACTCGCGTTTGCGAGCACCGGAGTGCTGTTTCCATTCTTTTCGCCCCTGCTTGGATGGATGGGGGTCGCGCTGACGGGAAGCGACACCGCGTCAAACGTGCTTTTTGGCAACCTGCAGCAGATCACGGCGGGGCAGGTCGGCATCTCGCCGGTCCTTGCCGCAGCGGCCAACAGCACGGGTGGTGTCATGGGAAAGATGATTGACGCGCAAAGCATCGTCGTCGCAGGCGTCGCCACGGGACAGCAGGGCGGGGAGGGGGTTATTCTTCGCAAGGTATTCTGGCACAGCCTTGCGCTCGCGGTTCTCGTGGGAGTCTATGTCCTCGTCCAGGCCTACGTCTTTCCCGGCATGGTCCCCTGA
- a CDS encoding metallophosphoesterase: MHRWFRGWLGCLSLLAHAGALWAVPPEPVDGGVTFVVVPDSQKYVWKRPELYTLQTGWVAANVAKYNLVRLLHVGDVTQHNNREEWLAARRAHRVYDGLLPAIYASGNHDIGLNGKSTDRESLFSEMIPISVYRAQGGFGGVYDKEPGRSENSWHLFEAAGRKWLVLALEFGPRDDVLRWANEVVQSHPKHSAVLITHAYLRADGTRFDRQVSTPGQKRPNKGFDHYLQLSKSAAGFNDGADMWDKLVSRHANFVLVLSGHVCTSAHLVSTGIKGNIVHQVLVDYQDAEQGGNGWLRLLQMLPDGRTVRVRDYTPLLDQTSTDPACTFEFQLAPPMP, encoded by the coding sequence ATGCATCGCTGGTTTCGTGGTTGGTTGGGATGCCTGAGCCTGCTTGCGCATGCAGGCGCACTCTGGGCGGTGCCGCCCGAACCGGTCGATGGAGGCGTCACCTTTGTGGTCGTCCCCGACAGCCAGAAGTATGTCTGGAAACGGCCCGAGCTGTACACGCTGCAGACGGGTTGGGTCGCCGCGAATGTCGCCAAGTACAACCTCGTGCGCCTCCTTCATGTGGGGGATGTAACCCAGCACAACAACCGCGAGGAATGGCTGGCCGCCCGTCGCGCCCATCGTGTCTATGACGGACTCCTTCCGGCGATCTACGCATCGGGCAACCATGATATCGGGCTGAATGGCAAGTCGACGGATCGCGAATCACTCTTTTCCGAGATGATTCCGATCTCCGTGTACCGTGCGCAGGGTGGATTTGGCGGAGTCTATGACAAGGAGCCAGGCCGCAGCGAGAACAGCTGGCACCTCTTCGAGGCGGCGGGAAGAAAGTGGCTCGTGCTCGCGCTGGAATTTGGTCCGCGAGACGACGTGCTGCGCTGGGCCAATGAGGTGGTGCAGAGTCACCCGAAGCACTCCGCAGTGCTGATCACTCACGCCTACCTGCGAGCGGATGGCACGCGGTTCGACCGACAGGTTTCGACCCCTGGCCAAAAGCGGCCGAACAAGGGATTCGATCACTACCTGCAACTGAGCAAGTCCGCGGCGGGCTTCAACGACGGCGCAGACATGTGGGACAAACTGGTTTCCCGCCATGCCAACTTTGTTCTCGTGCTGAGCGGCCACGTTTGTACGAGCGCGCATCTCGTCAGCACGGGCATAAAGGGCAACATCGTTCACCAGGTGCTCGTTGACTACCAGGATGCGGAGCAGGGCGGCAATGGATGGCTGCGCCTGCTTCAGATGCTGCCCGATGGGCGCACGGTGCGCGTCCGCGACTACACGCCGCTGCTGGATCAGACATCGACCGATCCCGCCTGCACGTTTGAATTTCAGCTCGCTCCGCCAATGCCGTAG
- a CDS encoding GntP family permease encodes MTASLPSATSPNGLFLFAALLGGVAFIVFSTTKLKLHPFLALIVAAYGMGLCGGLNSIQTAAVLTEGVGQTVGHIGIVIACGSIIGVVLEKSGGAMVLASTLVRWIGEARSVLAMSVTGALVSIPVFCDSGFVILSPLARSLARKTGQSLAAFAVALSMGLYATHCLVPPTPGPLATAGQLRADIGAVMLLGLLVSIPVVVVTYAYAQFVGRRIVIDPVPSGLASVDAPESIDEPPRENRMGSMSAFAPILLPIVLIACESIAALPSHPLGEGWLRTGIGFLGNAETALVLGVFLAAWIVRGQGRSAFGNWCGEGLRDAGTIVLIVAAGGALGLVLRRTAMTEVVGEGLAALDLGHFNILLPFLVAAGLKISIGSSTMSMITTASLVSHLLPALGLASGFGPVLATLSIACGAMVVSHVNDAYFWVITQMTGMSLPQGYRLISAPSIIAGLTGIVAVVLLSLFLL; translated from the coding sequence GTGACAGCGTCCCTGCCTTCCGCCACTTCGCCCAATGGCCTATTCCTGTTTGCCGCGCTGCTGGGCGGGGTTGCCTTCATCGTGTTTTCCACAACGAAGCTGAAGCTGCATCCCTTTCTCGCTTTGATCGTGGCCGCCTATGGGATGGGACTCTGTGGCGGGTTGAATTCCATTCAGACTGCAGCTGTGTTGACCGAGGGTGTCGGGCAGACTGTCGGGCACATTGGCATTGTCATTGCCTGCGGCAGCATCATCGGCGTTGTGCTCGAGAAGAGCGGTGGCGCCATGGTCCTTGCGAGCACGCTCGTGCGCTGGATCGGTGAGGCCCGCTCCGTGCTGGCGATGTCCGTGACGGGCGCGCTGGTCTCGATTCCGGTTTTTTGCGACTCGGGTTTCGTCATCCTGTCGCCGCTGGCCCGTTCGCTAGCGCGCAAAACGGGCCAGTCGCTCGCAGCCTTCGCGGTGGCCTTGAGCATGGGCCTCTACGCGACCCACTGCCTGGTCCCGCCGACGCCCGGCCCCCTTGCGACCGCGGGGCAGTTGCGCGCGGACATCGGCGCGGTCATGCTGCTGGGATTGCTCGTGTCCATCCCTGTGGTCGTGGTCACCTATGCCTATGCGCAGTTCGTGGGCCGCCGGATTGTGATCGACCCGGTTCCCAGTGGACTGGCTAGCGTCGATGCACCTGAAAGCATCGATGAGCCGCCACGGGAGAATCGAATGGGATCGATGAGCGCGTTTGCTCCGATTCTGCTTCCGATCGTGCTGATCGCCTGTGAATCAATTGCCGCGCTGCCTTCACACCCGCTGGGAGAGGGATGGCTTCGAACCGGGATTGGGTTTCTGGGCAATGCAGAAACGGCGCTTGTCCTGGGTGTGTTTCTGGCCGCCTGGATCGTGAGAGGCCAGGGGCGCTCCGCATTTGGCAACTGGTGCGGCGAGGGACTTCGCGACGCCGGAACGATCGTCTTGATTGTGGCCGCGGGGGGCGCACTTGGTTTGGTTCTCAGGCGAACGGCAATGACCGAGGTGGTCGGAGAGGGTCTGGCCGCGCTGGACCTCGGGCACTTCAACATACTCCTGCCCTTTCTTGTCGCCGCGGGTTTGAAGATTTCAATCGGCTCGTCGACCATGTCGATGATCACAACCGCCTCGCTTGTCTCCCATCTGCTGCCGGCGCTGGGACTCGCATCCGGATTTGGCCCCGTGCTCGCCACCCTGTCCATCGCCTGCGGCGCGATGGTGGTGTCGCATGTGAACGACGCCTATTTCTGGGTCATCACCCAGATGACCGGCATGTCTCTTCCTCAAGGCTATCGATTGATTTCAGCTCCGTCGATCATCGCCGGACTCACCGGGATTGTGGCCGTGGTGCTGCTCAGCCTGTTCCTCCTTTAA
- a CDS encoding helix-turn-helix domain-containing protein, with product MAWNEETLMEQKHRFVSLAATGRFTFTELCADFHVSRKTGHKWWKRYRREGTAGLRERSRRPQGCSHQTAGQIQG from the coding sequence ATGGCCTGGAACGAAGAAACCCTCATGGAACAGAAGCATCGGTTTGTCAGTCTCGCGGCCACGGGCCGCTTCACGTTTACCGAATTGTGCGCGGACTTTCACGTCAGTCGGAAGACCGGCCACAAGTGGTGGAAGCGTTACCGTCGGGAAGGCACCGCGGGATTGCGCGAGCGCAGCCGCCGTCCGCAAGGATGCTCGCACCAGACCGCTGGGCAGATCCAGGGCTGA
- a CDS encoding cytochrome c, class I, producing MKLSVALLAVIATIGDLAAADKPREITLPPETEVYRTSDLPGYALVNAMCLTCHSMEYVKYQPTTSPRAYWQATVVKMQKVFGAPIPDPMIEPLVDYLTRTYGNERPPEASQTSPQAARDASK from the coding sequence ATGAAACTCAGCGTCGCGCTCCTTGCAGTCATTGCGACGATCGGCGACCTGGCCGCTGCGGATAAGCCACGCGAAATCACGCTGCCGCCGGAAACTGAAGTTTACCGGACATCGGACCTTCCCGGCTACGCCCTGGTCAATGCGATGTGCCTGACCTGCCACTCGATGGAGTACGTCAAGTACCAGCCCACGACGTCGCCCCGCGCCTACTGGCAGGCGACGGTCGTGAAGATGCAGAAGGTCTTCGGTGCTCCCATCCCCGACCCGATGATCGAGCCCCTTGTGGACTACCTCACGCGCACCTATGGCAACGAACGTCCGCCAGAGGCGAGTCAGACAAGCCCCCAAGCCGCACGTGATGCAAGCAAGTAG